The following are from one region of the Trueperaceae bacterium genome:
- a CDS encoding rod shape-determining protein — MIGVDLGTTHVRVHVKGRGVVLREPAVIAMSQDTGDVMAIGEEAYKMLGRTPGSITAVRPMQDGVIADYTLTEKMLKGFVGKVLTGPSRFLRPTIMVCVPSEITDVERRAVLQAVHEIGARKALLIEEPVAAAIGAGIDIAEPVGAMVIDMGGGTTDVAILSLGGIVNAKSVRVAGNAFDADVAAFVKEKHELLIGDRTAEQIKREVGAAMLDPDVPPATTQVRGRGLIDGMPKTATVTSTDVVEAIEGSLEKIAETLRKVLETAEPELVSDVIDRGIVLTGGAAQLRHVDRYLSAVSGIPVGLAEDPEDCVVVGTSRALDMADVLEDARRRGTEFH, encoded by the coding sequence ATGATCGGAGTCGATTTGGGGACCACGCACGTCCGCGTGCACGTCAAGGGGCGGGGCGTCGTCCTGCGCGAACCGGCGGTCATCGCGATGTCGCAGGACACCGGCGACGTCATGGCGATCGGCGAGGAGGCCTACAAGATGCTGGGGCGCACGCCGGGCTCCATCACCGCGGTCCGGCCGATGCAGGACGGCGTGATCGCCGACTACACGTTGACGGAGAAGATGCTGAAGGGGTTCGTCGGGAAGGTCCTGACGGGCCCCAGCCGCTTCCTGCGCCCCACCATCATGGTGTGCGTCCCGTCGGAGATCACCGACGTCGAGCGGCGGGCGGTGCTGCAGGCGGTCCACGAGATCGGGGCGCGCAAGGCGCTGCTGATCGAGGAGCCGGTCGCCGCCGCGATCGGGGCGGGCATCGACATCGCGGAACCGGTCGGCGCGATGGTGATCGACATGGGCGGCGGGACGACCGACGTCGCGATCCTGAGTCTAGGGGGGATCGTGAACGCGAAGAGCGTGCGGGTGGCCGGCAACGCCTTCGACGCCGACGTCGCGGCGTTCGTGAAGGAGAAGCACGAGCTGTTGATCGGGGACCGCACCGCGGAGCAGATCAAGCGCGAGGTGGGGGCCGCCATGCTGGATCCCGACGTGCCGCCCGCGACGACGCAGGTGCGGGGGCGGGGGCTGATCGACGGCATGCCGAAGACCGCCACCGTCACGTCGACCGACGTCGTCGAGGCGATCGAGGGGTCGCTGGAGAAGATCGCGGAGACGCTGCGCAAGGTGCTCGAGACCGCGGAACCGGAGTTGGTGAGCGACGTCATCGATCGCGGCATCGTGCTGACCGGGGGGGCGGCGCAACTGCGGCACGTCGACCGCTACTTGAGCGCGGTGTCCGGCATTCCGGTCGGCCTGGCGGAGGACCCGGAGGACTGCGTGGTGGTGGGGACCAGCCGGGCGCTGGACATGGCGGACGTCCTGGAGGACGCGCGCCGGCGCGGCACCGAGTTCCACTGA
- a CDS encoding NAD(P)H-quinone oxidoreductase: protein MKAIHGAPGPLAWRAVPDPVPGPGDATLRVRAAGVNRADLAQRAGRYPPPPGASEILGLEVAGEVLTAPEGSGWRPGDRAHALLAGGGYAERAAVPVRMLMPTPDGLTDVEAAALPEAHLTAFSNLVLEAGLRPGERALIHAGASGVGTAAILQARALGAEVATTSSGAKAPLCRGLGAAWAFDRHDPAWPARLRDAWSGVDVILDPVGAATTAANLELLDVGGRLVWISTLGGREATLDVGVMMRKRLTVKGTTLRGRPLDDKIALRDAFQARFGADVARGGLRLPIHATFDVRHVEEAHAQLRANATAGKVVLTIP from the coding sequence GTGAAGGCGATCCACGGCGCCCCCGGCCCCCTCGCGTGGCGGGCCGTGCCCGACCCCGTCCCGGGGCCGGGCGACGCGACGCTGCGCGTCCGCGCCGCCGGCGTCAACCGCGCCGACCTCGCCCAACGCGCGGGCCGCTACCCGCCCCCACCCGGCGCCAGCGAGATCCTCGGCCTCGAGGTCGCCGGCGAGGTCCTCACCGCCCCCGAAGGGTCCGGCTGGCGGCCCGGCGACCGCGCCCACGCGCTCCTCGCCGGCGGCGGGTACGCCGAACGCGCCGCCGTGCCGGTCCGCATGCTGATGCCGACCCCCGACGGCCTCACCGACGTCGAGGCGGCCGCCCTGCCCGAAGCGCACCTCACGGCGTTCTCCAACCTCGTGCTCGAGGCCGGCCTGCGGCCCGGCGAGCGGGCGTTGATCCACGCCGGCGCGAGCGGCGTGGGAACCGCCGCGATCCTCCAGGCGCGCGCCCTCGGGGCGGAGGTCGCCACCACGTCCAGCGGCGCGAAGGCGCCGCTGTGCCGGGGGCTCGGAGCGGCGTGGGCGTTCGACCGTCACGACCCCGCCTGGCCCGCGCGGTTGCGCGACGCGTGGAGCGGGGTCGACGTGATCCTCGACCCGGTGGGGGCCGCCACGACCGCCGCGAACCTGGAGCTGCTCGACGTCGGGGGGCGGCTCGTGTGGATCTCGACGCTGGGCGGCCGCGAGGCGACCCTCGACGTCGGGGTGATGATGCGCAAACGCCTCACGGTGAAGGGCACGACGCTCCGCGGTCGACCCCTCGACGACAAGATCGCGTTGCGCGACGCGTTCCAAGCGCGCTTCGGTGCGGACGTCGCGCGGGGTGGGCTGCGCCTCCCCATCCACGCGACGTTCGACGTCCGCCACGTCGAGGAGGCGCACGCGCAGCTCCGCGCGAACGCGACGGCGGGCAAGGTCGTCCTCACGATCCCCTGA
- a CDS encoding methyltransferase domain-containing protein, translated as MRAAPYTRLAGVYDALMSDVAYDDWFVFLVREATRRGFAGGPLLDLACGTGNATRPAVVRGFDVEGLDRAPAMLAVARERLPDVTFHVGDATALALPRRYALIYSVFDALNNLLDDAAFLATARGVHAHLEPGGVFAFDANTRAGLRDLWGGRAEGWADDVYYRWTHHYDPVTDLATVEAHCDGPEGPFTEVHVERPYDPGDLRRLLRAAGFADVDVVTYPGADPARDEDERVWAFARRPA; from the coding sequence GTGCGCGCCGCCCCCTACACCCGCCTCGCCGGCGTCTACGACGCCCTCATGAGCGACGTCGCGTACGACGATTGGTTCGTCTTCCTCGTCCGCGAAGCGACCCGCCGCGGCTTCGCCGGCGGGCCGCTCCTCGACCTCGCCTGCGGCACCGGCAACGCCACCCGGCCCGCCGTGGTCCGCGGGTTCGACGTCGAAGGGCTCGACCGCGCCCCCGCCATGCTGGCCGTCGCACGCGAGCGACTCCCGGACGTGACGTTCCACGTGGGGGACGCCACCGCGTTGGCGCTGCCGCGCCGCTACGCCCTGATCTACTCGGTCTTCGATGCGCTCAACAACCTGCTCGACGACGCGGCGTTCCTCGCCACGGCGCGCGGGGTGCACGCCCACCTGGAGCCCGGGGGGGTGTTCGCGTTCGACGCGAACACCCGGGCGGGGCTCCGCGACCTGTGGGGCGGCCGCGCGGAGGGCTGGGCGGACGACGTGTACTACCGCTGGACGCACCACTACGACCCCGTCACCGACCTCGCCACCGTCGAGGCGCACTGCGACGGCCCCGAGGGCCCGTTCACCGAGGTGCACGTCGAGCGCCCCTACGACCCGGGCGACCTGCGCCGCCTCCTGCGCGCGGCCGGGTTCGCCGACGTGGACGTCGTCACCTACCCCGGCGCCGACCCCGCCCGGGACGAGGACGAACGCGTCTGGGCGTTCGCCCGCCGGCCCGCCTGA
- a CDS encoding NAD(P)-dependent oxidoreductase, which yields MNIGFVGLGTMGAPMAGRLLAAGHAVTVHNRTREREAPLAERGAARAATPAAAAAGADLVITMVNDTPDVRAVAEGEDGVLAGLAPGATWVDASTIAPDAARDLADAAAARGAQALDAPVSGGSEGAKQGTLSIMIGGDAAVLEAVRPALEVLGSTLTHVGPAGAGQIAKAVNQVVIAGTYAAVAEGLALALAADVDEARVLEAISGGAAGSWGLTHRGPNMLAGRYPLGFRTRLHRKDLGIALAAAEALGVPLPLAAQVEQAEVQLIRRGYGDEDVSNVARLAREAAGVDPGSGEA from the coding sequence GTGAACATCGGATTCGTGGGGCTCGGCACGATGGGCGCCCCCATGGCGGGGCGCCTGCTGGCGGCGGGGCACGCCGTGACGGTGCACAACCGGACGCGCGAGCGCGAGGCGCCCCTCGCGGAGCGCGGGGCGGCGCGGGCCGCGACGCCCGCCGCCGCGGCGGCGGGGGCGGACCTCGTGATCACGATGGTGAACGACACGCCCGACGTGCGCGCCGTCGCGGAGGGCGAGGACGGCGTCCTCGCCGGGCTCGCGCCGGGCGCGACGTGGGTGGACGCGTCCACCATCGCGCCGGACGCCGCCCGCGACCTAGCCGACGCCGCCGCGGCGCGCGGCGCGCAGGCGCTCGACGCGCCGGTGAGCGGCGGCTCGGAGGGGGCGAAGCAGGGCACCCTGTCGATCATGATCGGTGGGGACGCCGCCGTCCTGGAGGCGGTCCGGCCGGCGCTCGAGGTGCTGGGCTCGACGTTGACGCACGTCGGGCCGGCGGGCGCCGGCCAGATCGCGAAGGCGGTGAACCAGGTGGTGATCGCCGGGACGTACGCCGCGGTGGCGGAGGGGCTCGCGCTGGCGCTGGCGGCGGACGTCGACGAGGCGAGGGTGCTCGAGGCGATCTCCGGGGGGGCGGCGGGGTCGTGGGGCCTCACGCACCGCGGACCGAACATGCTGGCGGGCCGCTACCCGCTGGGCTTCCGGACGCGGCTGCACCGCAAGGACCTCGGCATCGCCCTCGCCGCCGCGGAGGCGCTCGGGGTCCCGCTCCCGTTGGCGGCGCAGGTGGAGCAGGCGGAGGTGCAGTTGATCCGGCGGGGGTACGGCGACGAGGACGTGAGCAACGTCGCGCGCCTCGCGCGGGAGGCGGCGGGGGTCGACCCGGGATCCGGGGAGGCCTGA
- a CDS encoding acetoin utilization protein AcuC → MRHDVAFVHAPELAAWRLAPDHPFRPDRVAVLEDLLRRTGLLHDAHVVPPAPLPDGALAAVHAPAYLDVVARASRGDAPDDLLRWGLGTPDTPVFEGMHEAVAGVCAATTHAVDRVLDGAAARAAAFAGGLHHAFADRASGFCIYNDLAVAIRRARTRGARVAYVDVDAHHGDGVQAAFYDDPDVLTFSLHESGHHLFPGTGHGYELGRGAGRGWSLNLPLEPFSDDAAVLEAFDLVAPEALRAFRPDLVVLQAGADAHARDPLADLSLTLRGYRDLVARVVALADAYAGGRIVVTGGGGYAAFDVVPRAWAHAWATLVDADLPDVLPDAWRTRWAEVAGAPLPASAWDDDEVGRVPAAQRRAAADHDRAVARRLLRIAHPLWEAASDPAAGKETT, encoded by the coding sequence GTGAGGCACGACGTCGCCTTCGTCCACGCCCCCGAGCTGGCGGCGTGGCGGTTGGCGCCCGACCACCCGTTCCGGCCCGACCGCGTCGCGGTCCTCGAGGACCTGTTGCGCCGTACCGGCCTCCTGCACGACGCGCACGTGGTGCCCCCCGCCCCCCTGCCCGACGGGGCGTTGGCGGCGGTGCACGCCCCGGCCTACCTCGACGTCGTCGCCCGCGCGTCGCGCGGCGACGCGCCCGACGACCTGCTGCGCTGGGGCCTGGGGACGCCCGACACGCCGGTGTTCGAAGGGATGCACGAGGCGGTGGCGGGCGTGTGCGCCGCCACGACGCACGCCGTCGACCGGGTCCTGGACGGCGCCGCGGCGCGCGCCGCGGCGTTCGCCGGCGGCCTGCATCACGCGTTCGCCGACCGCGCGTCGGGGTTCTGCATCTACAACGACCTCGCCGTCGCGATTCGGCGCGCCCGCACCCGCGGGGCGCGCGTCGCCTACGTCGACGTCGACGCGCACCACGGCGACGGCGTGCAAGCGGCGTTCTACGACGACCCCGACGTCCTGACGTTCAGCCTCCACGAGTCGGGCCACCACCTGTTCCCCGGGACGGGTCACGGCTACGAACTCGGGCGCGGCGCGGGCCGCGGCTGGTCGCTCAACCTGCCGCTGGAGCCGTTCAGCGACGACGCGGCGGTCCTGGAGGCGTTCGATCTCGTCGCGCCCGAGGCGCTGCGCGCCTTCCGGCCCGACCTGGTGGTGCTGCAGGCCGGCGCGGACGCGCACGCCCGCGACCCGCTCGCCGACCTGTCGCTCACGCTGCGCGGCTACCGGGACCTCGTCGCGCGCGTCGTGGCGCTCGCCGACGCGTACGCCGGGGGGCGGATCGTCGTGACGGGCGGCGGCGGTTACGCCGCCTTCGACGTCGTGCCGCGCGCCTGGGCGCACGCCTGGGCGACGCTCGTCGACGCCGACCTCCCCGACGTCCTCCCCGACGCGTGGCGGACCCGCTGGGCGGAGGTGGCGGGCGCCCCCCTCCCCGCGTCGGCGTGGGACGATGACGAGGTGGGGCGCGTGCCCGCCGCGCAGCGGCGGGCGGCGGCGGACCACGACCGGGCGGTCGCCCGGCGCCTGCTGCGCATCGCCCACCCCCTCTGGGAGGCCGCGAGCGACCCGGCCGCGGGGAAGGAGACGACGTGA
- a CDS encoding CBS and ACT domain-containing protein codes for MQVADVMTRDVIHAPPHATVEAAIALLARHAVRHLPVLEDGVLVGIVSDRDLRAVGGEHPGAPVGAGPHTPLAEVARTPVWTAHPRDPVQVAAATMRDQRVGALPVEAGGALVGIVASSDLLAALLAMTGAGGAATRIEVDLPHRPGALAEVLRIVADAGVQVRSVVTPRSDATSARFALQLDTIDARTVRARLRRAGFAVSDPGAEDGGA; via the coding sequence GTGCAGGTCGCCGACGTCATGACGCGCGACGTGATTCACGCGCCGCCCCACGCGACGGTGGAGGCGGCGATCGCCCTGCTGGCGCGCCACGCCGTGCGGCACCTCCCGGTCCTCGAGGACGGCGTGCTGGTGGGCATCGTCAGCGACCGCGACCTGCGCGCGGTCGGGGGGGAGCACCCCGGCGCGCCGGTCGGTGCGGGGCCCCACACGCCCCTCGCGGAGGTGGCGCGCACGCCGGTGTGGACCGCGCACCCGCGCGACCCGGTGCAGGTGGCGGCGGCGACGATGCGCGACCAGCGCGTCGGCGCCCTCCCGGTCGAGGCGGGCGGCGCCCTCGTGGGGATCGTCGCGAGCAGCGACCTGCTCGCGGCGCTCCTCGCGATGACGGGGGCGGGCGGGGCGGCGACCCGCATCGAGGTCGACCTCCCCCACCGCCCCGGCGCGCTGGCGGAGGTCCTGCGCATCGTTGCGGACGCCGGCGTGCAGGTCCGCAGCGTCGTCACGCCGCGCAGCGACGCGACGTCGGCGCGCTTCGCGCTGCAGCTGGACACGATCGATGCGCGCACCGTCCGCGCCCGCCTGCGGCGCGCCGGGTTCGCCGTGTCCGACCCCGGCGCGGAGGACGGCGGGGCGTGA
- a CDS encoding GNAT family N-acetyltransferase translates to MPDPVHPRRLVGDAPRPFDAGLDVFRAPAKQEAAVARLARDPAAFVWVVERGDATIGYLTVQPPDPVERWGTLRRGPGGDATYEIGAIEVAPRARGAGHGSALLDAAFGGGRFDDAVVLAVLYAWHYDLARRGLGALQVRRALQRFYARVGFETRATTDPDITEDPANALLVRVGPHAPAALVAAFEALRVRPPGD, encoded by the coding sequence GTGCCCGACCCCGTCCACCCGCGCCGCCTGGTCGGCGACGCGCCCCGCCCCTTCGACGCCGGCCTGGACGTCTTCCGCGCCCCGGCGAAGCAGGAGGCGGCGGTCGCGCGCCTCGCGCGCGACCCCGCCGCGTTCGTGTGGGTGGTGGAGCGGGGGGACGCGACGATCGGGTACCTCACCGTGCAGCCCCCCGACCCGGTCGAGCGGTGGGGGACGCTGCGGCGCGGTCCCGGCGGCGACGCGACGTACGAGATCGGCGCGATCGAGGTCGCGCCCCGCGCCCGCGGGGCGGGGCACGGGTCGGCGCTGCTGGACGCGGCCTTCGGTGGGGGGCGGTTCGACGACGCGGTGGTGCTGGCGGTGCTGTACGCCTGGCACTACGACCTCGCGCGCCGCGGCCTCGGGGCGCTGCAGGTCCGCCGGGCGCTGCAACGCTTCTACGCCCGCGTCGGCTTCGAGACGCGCGCGACGACCGATCCCGACATCACCGAGGATCCCGCGAACGCCCTGTTGGTCCGGGTCGGGCCGCACGCCCCCGCCGCCCTCGTCGCGGCGTTCGAGGCGCTCCGCGTGCGGCCTCCGGGCGACTGA
- a CDS encoding CofH family radical SAM protein, with the protein MDLLTHAARGERLTPERAAELRDVPLFALAGAADAVRALRTDPGVVTYLIDRNVNYSNVCTIGCSFCGFYRTRRQADSYVLSYEQIGAKLRELEAVGGTRVLMQGGVHPTLAFSWYLDLMRYLKTHHPTIRVEAFSPEEIKGMAKMTGMSAREVLAELHAAGLDGLPGGGGEMLVDDVRHAKHISPARISSDEWIDVMDAAQSLGLYTTATMVIGFGETFAQRIASLQRIRDQQDRALATYGNGFSAFISWTLQTEGVRIDGKAPGAGPSEYLRNVATARLFLDNVDNHQASWPTMGYKVAQTALRFGANDFGSTMLEENVVSQAGAKHRATPEREIVRQIVEAGYVPKQRGSLYEIVAEPDVDALLAAPPEGGAAPGDPQAQPTAV; encoded by the coding sequence ATGGACCTGCTGACCCACGCCGCGCGCGGCGAACGCCTCACGCCCGAACGGGCGGCGGAGCTGCGCGACGTGCCGCTCTTCGCCCTCGCGGGGGCGGCGGACGCGGTGCGCGCCCTCCGCACCGACCCGGGGGTCGTGACGTACCTGATCGACCGCAACGTGAACTACTCGAACGTCTGCACGATCGGCTGCAGCTTCTGCGGGTTCTACCGCACCCGCCGGCAGGCCGACAGCTACGTGCTGTCGTACGAGCAGATCGGCGCGAAACTGCGGGAGCTCGAGGCGGTCGGCGGGACGCGGGTGTTGATGCAGGGCGGCGTCCACCCGACCCTCGCGTTCTCGTGGTACCTCGACCTGATGCGCTACCTCAAGACGCACCACCCCACGATCCGCGTCGAGGCGTTCAGCCCCGAGGAGATCAAGGGCATGGCGAAGATGACCGGCATGAGCGCCCGCGAGGTGCTGGCCGAGCTGCACGCCGCCGGCCTCGACGGCCTGCCCGGTGGGGGCGGAGAGATGCTCGTCGACGACGTGCGCCACGCGAAGCACATCTCACCCGCGCGGATCTCGAGCGACGAGTGGATCGACGTCATGGACGCCGCCCAGTCGTTGGGGCTCTACACGACCGCGACGATGGTGATCGGCTTCGGGGAGACGTTCGCGCAACGCATCGCCAGCCTGCAACGCATCCGCGACCAGCAGGACCGGGCGCTCGCGACGTACGGCAACGGCTTCAGCGCGTTCATCTCCTGGACGTTGCAGACCGAGGGCGTCCGCATCGACGGCAAGGCGCCGGGCGCCGGTCCGTCGGAGTACCTCCGCAACGTCGCTACCGCGCGGTTGTTCCTCGACAACGTCGACAACCACCAGGCGTCGTGGCCGACGATGGGCTACAAGGTCGCGCAGACCGCGTTGCGGTTCGGCGCGAACGACTTCGGCAGCACCATGCTCGAGGAGAACGTCGTCAGCCAGGCGGGGGCGAAGCACCGCGCGACGCCCGAACGCGAGATCGTCCGGCAGATCGTCGAGGCCGGCTACGTCCCGAAACAGCGCGGCAGCCTCTACGAGATCGTGGCGGAACCCGACGTCGACGCGCTCCTCGCCGCGCCGCCCGAGGGCGGCGCGGCCCCCGGCGACCCGCAGGCCCAGCCGACCGCCGTCTGA
- a CDS encoding amidohydrolase family protein, producing MALTRTRRRARAVYGGLGHPVEGGVMVVQEAAGDAVVLYVGSDDEAARRWPDADVRDDGFALSPAPVNAHVHLDLSTMPYAPGDYEAFVRAVLAHGAAGGRGLEAAKVGLAEVRRSGVAAFGDVVADETVMQWLLEQPNLTGVAYWEVVAPDPADAERVFDDVVAKLRAFRAQARPDGLRVGLSPHAPHTVSAPLLTKLAKLAKANDLPLQIHVAESPSEVRLHATGDGPLRELMGDLMGAFRPSGRSPVGYLEALGVLEAAPTLVHGVQVDEADVKRIERSGSVVVHCPRSNAALGTGRFPWETYAAHGATVAFGTDSRGSSPSLDVQAEVAAAQALHGERAHVGGLVRAAVKGGYRALGLATPRITRGAPADAVATWRIDADGAVAPPEGGEAKDGAGDEAGRASSAI from the coding sequence GTGGCGCTCACCCGGACGCGGCGGCGGGCGCGGGCGGTGTACGGCGGCCTGGGGCACCCGGTCGAGGGGGGCGTGATGGTGGTGCAGGAGGCGGCGGGCGACGCCGTCGTGCTGTACGTCGGGTCGGACGACGAGGCGGCGCGCCGCTGGCCGGACGCCGACGTCCGCGACGACGGCTTCGCCCTGTCGCCCGCCCCGGTGAACGCCCACGTGCACCTGGACCTCTCCACGATGCCGTACGCCCCGGGCGACTACGAGGCGTTCGTGCGCGCCGTCCTGGCGCACGGCGCCGCCGGCGGTCGGGGGCTGGAGGCCGCGAAGGTCGGTCTGGCGGAGGTGCGACGGTCCGGCGTCGCGGCGTTCGGGGACGTCGTCGCCGACGAAACCGTCATGCAGTGGCTGCTGGAGCAACCGAACCTGACGGGCGTCGCCTACTGGGAGGTCGTCGCGCCCGACCCCGCCGACGCGGAGCGCGTCTTCGACGACGTCGTCGCGAAGCTGCGCGCCTTCCGCGCCCAGGCCCGACCCGACGGGCTGCGGGTAGGGCTGTCGCCCCACGCGCCGCACACGGTGTCCGCGCCGCTGCTGACGAAGTTGGCGAAGTTGGCGAAGGCGAACGACCTGCCGCTGCAGATCCACGTCGCGGAGTCCCCCTCGGAGGTGCGCCTCCACGCGACGGGCGACGGTCCGTTGCGCGAGCTGATGGGCGACCTGATGGGGGCGTTCCGACCGTCGGGCCGCTCGCCGGTCGGGTACCTCGAGGCGCTCGGGGTGCTCGAGGCCGCCCCGACCCTCGTGCACGGGGTGCAGGTCGACGAGGCGGACGTGAAACGCATCGAGCGCTCGGGGTCGGTCGTCGTGCACTGTCCCCGGTCCAACGCCGCGCTGGGCACCGGACGCTTCCCGTGGGAGACGTACGCCGCGCACGGCGCGACGGTCGCGTTCGGCACCGATTCGCGCGGCAGCAGCCCCTCGCTGGACGTCCAGGCGGAGGTCGCCGCGGCGCAGGCGCTGCACGGCGAGCGGGCGCACGTCGGGGGGCTGGTGCGCGCGGCGGTGAAGGGCGGCTACCGGGCGTTGGGGCTCGCGACGCCGCGCATCACGCGCGGCGCGCCGGCGGACGCCGTCGCGACGTGGCGGATCGACGCCGACGGCGCGGTCGCGCCGCCCGAGGGGGGCGAAGCGAAGGACGGGGCGGGGGACGAGGCGGGGCGGGCTTCGTCGGCGATTTGA
- the trxA gene encoding thioredoxin: MTEHMLELSDANFETEASEGFLLVDFWAPWCGPCRMVSPVIEELSNELAGQVKVGKLNVDDNPKTAMQYRVMSIPTVVLFKDGEVVDTMVGAMPKNAYAARIDKHLPASA, translated from the coding sequence ATGACCGAACACATGCTGGAACTGAGCGACGCGAACTTCGAGACCGAAGCGTCCGAAGGCTTTCTGTTGGTGGATTTCTGGGCGCCCTGGTGCGGACCGTGCCGGATGGTGAGCCCCGTGATCGAGGAGCTCTCCAACGAGCTCGCGGGACAGGTGAAGGTCGGCAAGCTCAACGTCGACGACAACCCGAAGACCGCGATGCAGTACCGGGTGATGTCGATCCCGACCGTCGTGCTGTTCAAGGACGGCGAGGTGGTGGACACGATGGTCGGCGCGATGCCGAAGAACGCCTACGCCGCCCGCATCGACAAGCACCTGCCCGCCTCCGCCTGA